A window of Hemiscyllium ocellatum isolate sHemOce1 chromosome 10, sHemOce1.pat.X.cur, whole genome shotgun sequence genomic DNA:
ccagggaacctttacagattcaGGATAAAACTTGGGTTCTGGTCTTgtctgagaagcagctggttccgTTCCCACTGACTggagtaaaaggctcaggcccaaacCTGATGGAGTGAGATTGGTTCAGAAAGATTCACCgggattggctcaacatttctcAATCAGAAAACGGCTGCCTGGGGGGATTCTAATGAAATACCTGGACATTTTCCAGGAAGGTCAGGGGACTGTCAATGAAGCCAAAGCACCTTGTGCACTGACCAGGAAGCAATCCCATGATcctgcaaggcctgcccagtgccatttgcctccCGGGCAAAACTAGAGGCAGAAATCCGAGGCTGGGCAACAAAGGGAAGATCAAAGCAGCCCAGATTGTGGAACGGGCAGCACCGATCAGACCGATTGTGAAACCTGACGGGTCGGtgcacctttgtggggattttatacaaacagtaaactgcttcttgcagctggataaatccccaattCCCTGGTCTGGGGGATTTATAAACAAACCTGGTGGGAGCCGGgtgctgtccttcacaaagttGGCCATGAGCCAAGCACACTTGCAATCGCAGTTAGATGAGGATTACCAGCCGTATGCTCCAGTTACTGGTCGTCACGGTTTATGTCAACAGACAAGACTGCCATTCGGCATATTATCAGCCTGTGGCATTAGAATTTTCAAATTCTAATTCATCTATCAGACAGGTTTCTTTAAAAACACACAAATGTTGGTTTATTCAAAATTTTATCAATGAATATGCAGCATTGGTTAACATACAGTTTGTTAGATGAAAATACAAATGTTTTATTCTCGAAATAAACTCaggagcacagacacaaatacatgTTTTTTCACAGTGTGAAAAGAGGCAAAAATAAATTTCCCACTGCAAAGATTCATTTTGAGATGATACACACTGGCCAATAAATTTTAGTTCTCAAAGGTGAACAAAAGGTTTTGGGATGTTCAGGTTtgtttgacttgatttgatttgattattgtcacatgtaccaagatacagtgaaaagtattataCTGCACACGATCCAAAACCATACCTTACATAATTACACCAGGGGAAAACAGAACAAATGCAGAATATTGTGTTACAGCGACAGAGAAAGGTCAACTCTAATCCATGAGAGGGCCATTcctaagtctgataacagtgggggaGAAGCTGGTCTTGTTGGtacgttttcaaacttttgtatcttctgcccgatagAAGATGCTGGAAGAGAGTATCAGCAGGCTGTGAGGGGTCCCATTCCTGGGgaaaggcttatgtccgaaacatcgattctcctgatctacggatgctgcctgacctgctgcgcttttccagcaacacagtctcaactgtgaggggtctctgatgatgttggctgctttcccgggGGAGGGGGAAGCATAGACGGAGACAATGGATGGATGCCGGGTCTGCCTGATGGActggggctgtgttcacaactctctgtagtttcttgtgtggtcttgggcagagcagttgctgtaacaagctgtgatgtatctggataggACGCTGTCCGGGGTACATCTGTAAATATCGGTCAGAGTTCTTGTGGGCATGCTGCATTTCCTTCACCTCCTGAGGAAGTCGAGACGTTGCTGAACTTTCTTGACCGTTGCATTGATGTGGATgcaccaggacagattgttggtgacatTTAggaaccacctccacctcagccacATATCTACAGACAGGGGGGTGTCCTCCCCTTCACTTCCTgtagtcaatgaccagctccttccttTTGCTggtgttgagggagagattgttcccTTTACACCACGTCGCTGtgccctctatctccttcctgtattctgtcttgcTGTTGTTGGAGATCTGACCTgttacagtggtgtcatcagcaaatctgtaACTGGAGTTTGAGCAGAATTTAGCAACACAGTGGTGAGTATAGAGGAGGACAGTAAGGGGCAGAGTACTCAGCCTTGTGGGCAGTGCAGGATGGGATTGACCTGGCACATGGAGCCCAGTCTGGGCAGGtgcctctgggacctctcctgcTCAGGAAACAGAATCAAGGATTTTTTTCCGATGACTTTTCAAAGGCAATCAGGTGACTCATGGGATTCAGCACAAAGCTGCTGCAGAAACAGACAGCAGCTCCCTTattccaggactttccctgactgaAAATCCAAGATAGTAAAACATTGTTCAGATAGAACAGGCATAAAACCCAGCTTCAAACACAGTCAGGTATCTTTTCTGACCAGTACCAACAATTACCTGAAATGACGTGATTTCCAAGATTTACCATGTTAAAGAAGATGTTCCTCATCTTTTATTGAACTATTTAAAATTAACTATCCAAGTATCCCTAAACCTACAAACCCAAGAACCCCCATCGTAGGCTAGTCCAGGCGATTGATTCACAGGGGATCCACAGACAGTTGGTAAGTTATACACAACACTGGCTTgatcacagaagacagagggcagttgtggaggggtgtttttctgacagGAGGTCTATGACCTGTAGTGTacagcaaggatcagtgctgggatctttGTTTGTTATacttataaatgatttgaataaaaaatgtgtactgcactgtcacaaggtcagtactgagggagtgccgcactgtcagagggtcagtcctgagggagtattgctctgtcacagggtcagatttcagggagtgctgcactgttggagggtcagtgctgagggagtgccgcactgtcagagagtcagtgctcagggagagctggactatcagagggtcagtgctgagggagtgctgcactgtcagagggtcagtgctgagggagtgccacactgttggagggtcagtgctgagggagtaccgcactgtcaatgggtcagtactgagggagtaccgcactgtcacagggtcggtgttgatggagtgccgcactgtcacagggtcagtactgaggaagtgctgcaatgAGACAGTAAAACGTCTGCCCTCTTAGGTAGGTTTTAAAATCCCAACATTTTAACTTACTTCTAAATTCACAACATCTCAAGAAATTGGAGCCAGAGTgggccacttggccctttgagTTGCTTCATGACTTCCTAAGATCAGGTCTGATCAGATTTTGGATTTGTCTGCTGTCTCCTGTCTCTCCCCTATGACATTTACTTTGGTCTTGAGCAAAACTCTGTTTTAGCTCAGTCTTAAATCAGTTCAGTGAGCCAGACTGCACTGCTCTTTGGAATAAAGAATTCCAAAAATCCTCaaagaataaattcctcctcagctctgttCCAAACCAGAGCCCTGTTTTAATCAGCTCCCCAGTTTCTAGACTTCTCCAGGAGATGAAACATCCTTTCAGAATCTGTCCTGTCAAGACCTGCTCAGGATCagaaacatttcaagaagatcATCTCCCATTGTTTGAAATCACACTGGTATGAATGCCATTTGTATGTGCAACttaatgcactttgggaggaatgtAGTTTtgaaaggcattatataaatTAAGTTCTTTTGTAAAAACAAATATCAGAATGTGAAATTGATAATTATTTAACCAGGCAGGATTGTAAATTGTGAAGGCAGAGAGGCTGCGAGGAGATGTAGACAGGTTAATGAATGGGCAAAAATGTGACAGATGAAGGAGCTTTGAAAATAGGAAAGAATTTGTTCAAAATCTGTGAATTTTGTAAATGTTCATATTCAAAGGGGTCTGGGTATGCTCTTACAGGAAATGCAATATCATCTTTGCAGAAGGTGTCAGAACCACATACAAGGTGTCTCCTCAGTGTGACTGAAGGTCATGATATTGAAGCAGACAGGACAATGGATGGAAGTGGGAGATCATCAATCAGCACATTGATTGGTGGAACAGGATCTGGGGGGTTAAAGGTTGGCAAATGgtcaactcctgttcctattttgtgGATTAACTTTCTTATTTCAGCAAATCAGGAAGTTTATTAATAGCTTCTTCTCCATTCTTGGTGAACTCCTCTTGATTCTGAGTGACTTTGCTCCGTGCTGCCTGTTTTGCTGCTTCACATTTTCTCTGAATCCCCTTAAACGTGTCGTCTGAGCCCTGTCCACCCAGCAATGAGCTCAGCTCACCCAGTGGCTCTTTAAGGTGATCCTGATAAATCTGCACGTAGGTTTCAGACAGAGCCCCCACGCTGTCTGAGATACTGACTGCCTGGGACACCTGGATCTGATTGCTGGCTAATATCTCTGCAGCACGCTGTGAGCCTGCTTCACCCCCAGCACCAAACTTTGTAAATGTGCTCAGGCAGCTTTCAGTTAACTTGGGGACCAATTGAATGAATTTGATCATGTCTGCCCAGTTGGATTGGACCTTCCCGAGTACCTTCAGGCCTTCAACCATCAGCTGGAGATTGGTCTTGACAGACTCCTCCTGGGTCTGAGTGTCCTGTATCTCTCTCGATAATTGCTCACTCTCTTCATCCAAACGTTTCATCTCTTCAGAACAGGCTTTGTACTTGTCTTGTGACTTCTCCAGCTCAGCTCGGACTTGCTGGATCTTCAGTTCTGCTTGTTCTCGAACCTCGCTGAGGAACTCGCTGATTTCCAAGTTGGATTCTGAGGcttttttatttttgaaattattAATCAGCGTTATGAGGAACATTAACCCTTTCGCCAGCATCACTGCAAGCTGCAATGGGTTGCTCAGATTACTCAACAGATCCATAATTTCTGGGatcatcaccatcatcttctTCAGTCCTTCCTCACAAAACTCATCAACTTGAGCACTGGAGCTCACATCATTGTATTTATTGAGGAGTTGCTCATGCTCTTGGGAAACCTCACTCCATTTCTTATCCAAATCAATCTTCTCTTGCTCTATTGCCttcttcctttctctgtttttttCCAGGAGTTTCCTTATTTCTCCCAGTTGATCCT
This region includes:
- the LOC132819610 gene encoding polyamine-modulated factor 1-binding protein 1-like translates to MSGRLSKLSPEKQISDCFGLMVQSHINVENFLLPTIASITVLSDLVRQVRKINDVKLKQSSSDKKSLFSNPESFKSCLMKICNETINSLDATSNNLRNIQRSCKQLKGSLQAQPSAKQLARVKVCVDQCKENAASVEQRLSELSGLYNELLEMCEASQIASQDQLGEIRKLLEKNRERKKAIEQEKIDLDKKWSEVSQEHEQLLNKYNDVSSSAQVDEFCEEGLKKMMVMIPEIMDLLSNLSNPLQLAVMLAKGLMFLITLINNFKNKKASESNLEISEFLSEVREQAELKIQQVRAELEKSQDKYKACSEEMKRLDEESEQLSREIQDTQTQEESVKTNLQLMVEGLKVLGKVQSNWADMIKFIQLVPKLTESCLSTFTKFGAGGEAGSQRAAEILASNQIQVSQAVSISDSVGALSETYVQIYQDHLKEPLGELSSLLGGQGSDDTFKGIQRKCEAAKQAARSKVTQNQEEFTKNGEEAINKLPDLLK